One genomic segment of Paenibacillus durus includes these proteins:
- a CDS encoding ABC transporter ATP-binding protein: MEIVRARELFFRYPGEERASLDGLSFGIKEGEFVVLCGPSGSGKTTLLRHLKRELTPVGEGSGTIFYRGRELSQLSPETAAGEIGMVFQNPEAQIVMETVWQELAFSMENLGLPPSVMRGRLAEIAGLFGLEPLLYKPVHELSGGQKQLVNLASVLLLHPRLLLLDEPTSQLDPVAAREFIYLLRRLNEELAMTVILSEHRLEEALPLADRVLLMENGRLAADGSPREIVGAAWSGLGEGHHAYLPAASRLYLALSSGPADVQPDRLPLTVREGKRWLESAIEEGQPALPVSAAGSALSIGRREMNEADPTRAVVARLGGIGIGNRLEDTGAMENGSAGTSISRSRSRSGSGVFAREAQSSAPEVLLECREVTFRYEKDGPEILKKLDFSLHRGELTAILGGNGAGKSTLLQLMAGLLKPQRGQAVLPKGVTAGYLAQNPLLYFSHDTVSEELRHMAKYAGLSASEGEREIASLVEAFGLGAVLGSHPHDISGGEQQKAALAMVLLLRPDILLLDEPTKGLDPAAKEHLAELLGSLVDSGKSVTFVTHDVEFAARHASRCAMLFDGSMAAEGTPEAFFGANYFYTTAVNRMVRDRLPQALTIEDVMAQWHEFVSRS, encoded by the coding sequence ATGGAGATCGTCCGCGCGCGTGAACTATTCTTCCGCTACCCAGGGGAAGAAAGGGCTTCACTGGACGGGCTATCCTTTGGAATAAAAGAAGGCGAGTTCGTCGTTCTGTGCGGCCCGTCCGGCAGCGGAAAAACGACGCTGCTGCGGCATTTGAAGCGGGAGCTGACTCCGGTGGGAGAAGGGAGCGGCACGATTTTTTACCGTGGCCGGGAACTTTCGCAGCTATCGCCAGAGACCGCGGCCGGGGAAATCGGGATGGTCTTTCAGAATCCGGAGGCGCAGATCGTGATGGAGACGGTATGGCAGGAGCTTGCCTTTTCCATGGAAAATCTGGGTCTCCCCCCGTCCGTCATGCGCGGCAGGCTGGCGGAAATCGCCGGGCTGTTCGGTCTGGAGCCGCTGCTGTACAAGCCGGTTCACGAACTGTCCGGCGGACAGAAGCAGCTCGTCAATCTGGCGTCCGTCCTGCTGCTGCATCCCCGGCTGCTGCTGCTGGACGAGCCGACCTCCCAGCTTGACCCCGTGGCGGCGCGCGAGTTCATTTATCTGCTGCGCCGCCTAAACGAGGAGCTGGCGATGACGGTTATTTTAAGCGAGCACCGTCTGGAAGAAGCGCTGCCGCTGGCGGACCGTGTGCTGCTGATGGAGAACGGCAGGCTAGCGGCGGATGGCAGTCCCCGCGAAATCGTGGGGGCAGCATGGAGCGGGCTCGGTGAAGGGCATCACGCCTATCTGCCGGCCGCTTCGCGCCTGTACCTGGCGCTGTCTTCCGGGCCTGCCGATGTACAGCCGGACAGACTTCCGCTGACCGTGCGGGAAGGCAAACGGTGGCTGGAGTCAGCGATTGAGGAAGGGCAACCGGCGCTGCCGGTCTCTGCGGCCGGGTCCGCCTTGAGCATTGGCCGCCGGGAAATGAATGAGGCCGATCCAACTCGGGCGGTCGTGGCCCGACTGGGCGGGATCGGTATAGGTAATAGGCTTGAAGACACGGGGGCGATGGAGAACGGCAGCGCCGGAACTTCAATTTCCCGATCCAGATCCCGATCCGGTTCCGGCGTTTTCGCGCGGGAGGCCCAATCATCGGCCCCTGAGGTGCTGCTCGAATGCCGGGAAGTAACATTCCGTTACGAGAAGGACGGTCCGGAGATATTGAAGAAGCTGGATTTCTCGCTGCATCGGGGAGAGCTTACCGCTATCCTTGGCGGTAACGGCGCGGGCAAGTCCACACTGCTGCAGCTGATGGCTGGGCTGCTTAAGCCGCAGCGGGGCCAGGCGGTGCTGCCAAAAGGCGTCACTGCCGGCTATCTGGCGCAAAATCCGCTGCTGTATTTCAGCCATGACACAGTGTCGGAAGAATTGCGGCATATGGCAAAGTACGCGGGACTGTCCGCCTCGGAGGGCGAGCGGGAGATTGCCTCGCTGGTGGAAGCCTTCGGGCTTGGAGCGGTGCTCGGCAGCCATCCGCATGATATCAGCGGCGGCGAGCAGCAGAAGGCGGCGCTAGCCATGGTGCTGCTGCTGCGGCCGGATATTCTGCTGCTGGATGAGCCGACCAAAGGGCTTGATCCCGCCGCCAAGGAGCATTTGGCGGAGCTTCTAGGATCGCTTGTCGATTCCGGCAAAAGCGTAACGTTCGTTACGCATGACGTCGAATTTGCCGCGCGGCACGCTTCCCGCTGCGCCATGCTGTTTGACGGAAGCATGGCGGCGGAAGGGACGCCGGAGGCTTTTTTCGGCGCGAATTATTTCTACACGACAGCTGTCAACCGGATGGTCCGGGACCGGCTGCCGCAAGCATTAACCATTGAGGATGTGATGGCACAGTGGCACGAATTCGTCTCCCGGTCCTGA
- a CDS encoding ECF transporter S component, producing the protein MARIRLPVLIALGLFVGALALSSALKDRHYLLLSLVLLCAALLPIFLRLERRKLEPRELVLLAVLAAIAAVSRIPFAALPSVKPVSAIVILSAYVFGAEAGFLIGAVAALVSNLYFGQGPWTPWQMFAWGMVGLTAGWLRNTRWMRTRPGLLLFGFVWGFLFGWIMNIWHLIGLPDAFSLGLVATVYGASFYFDLAHALSNVVFLSILAGGWIKVLERFRKKYGLLR; encoded by the coding sequence GTGGCACGAATTCGTCTCCCGGTCCTGATTGCGCTTGGCCTGTTTGTAGGCGCGCTCGCGCTGTCCTCCGCGCTCAAGGACCGCCACTATCTGCTGCTGAGCCTGGTGCTGCTCTGCGCCGCGCTGCTTCCAATATTTCTAAGGCTGGAACGCCGCAAGCTGGAGCCCCGCGAGCTGGTGCTGCTTGCCGTTCTTGCCGCGATTGCCGCCGTCAGCCGCATTCCGTTCGCGGCCCTGCCCAGCGTTAAGCCGGTATCGGCCATTGTGATTTTATCGGCGTATGTATTCGGGGCGGAAGCGGGCTTTCTGATCGGGGCGGTGGCCGCCCTTGTCTCGAATCTGTATTTCGGTCAGGGGCCGTGGACGCCGTGGCAGATGTTCGCCTGGGGGATGGTCGGGCTTACCGCCGGCTGGCTGCGAAACACGCGCTGGATGAGAACAAGGCCCGGGCTGCTGCTGTTTGGCTTTGTATGGGGATTTTTATTCGGGTGGATCATGAATATTTGGCATCTGATCGGCTTGCCCGATGCTTTCAGTCTTGGGCTCGTTGCGACCGTATACGGGGCCAGCTTCTATTTCGATTTAGCGCATGCGCTATCCAACGTCGTCTTTCTGTCCATTTTGGCAGGAGGCTGGATCAAGGTGCTTGAACGTTTTCGCAAAAAATACGGGCTGCTGCGTTAG
- a CDS encoding methyl-accepting chemotaxis protein, with protein MRNLRLKYKMGIIMLIVLFALISIGVIGIVTGQQLADRSKVMYEKNLLPVMWTAQIRINNGLIESDLLELMMTEDGARNASLVKDIELKKASNDALSKKLLNVTFSSAEALNRLKEYESLLSEYRTQREKIVTLAKANHNAEAYVLFSGNFSTLRSKMINLLGNTGSLLQRDAEKQYAEATATARNTRNLNIVLIIVFTLLTQAGAYFIVRMITKPLAELGKTMEQAEQGDLTVTAAYSSKDEIGHISDSFNGMVASLRRMMQSVSESAETLSASSEQMTASAEQTSLASNLIASTASELATGFETQVYSIAETNASIQAMSQDISSVESGSEQMSVLMAKAADSADHGAEQVNRIAEQMTQINTNVTETQQIIASLAKLSGEISDIITTINGIAGQTNLLSLNASIEAARAGEVGRGFAVVAGEIRKLSEETAKSSDHITGIITQIQQQTGEAVESMAQGARLATEGVAGSGEISEAFSQIVVSIQDAIRQTESINKVVGHVSEECGDLVAVMEMVNEISQKGGAGVEDVSASTQEQMSAMEEMSSSARYLSSLAEELQKNLAGFKL; from the coding sequence ATGAGAAATTTGAGATTAAAGTATAAAATGGGAATTATTATGCTTATCGTCCTGTTTGCGCTGATCAGTATCGGAGTAATAGGGATCGTTACCGGCCAGCAGCTGGCGGACCGTTCCAAAGTGATGTATGAGAAGAACCTGCTGCCCGTTATGTGGACCGCTCAAATCCGGATCAACAACGGTTTGATCGAATCCGATTTGCTGGAGCTCATGATGACGGAAGATGGGGCAAGAAATGCGAGTCTTGTCAAGGATATCGAATTGAAGAAGGCGAGTAACGATGCTCTGTCGAAGAAGCTGCTTAACGTTACTTTTAGTTCAGCCGAAGCCTTAAATAGATTAAAAGAGTATGAATCGCTGCTTTCGGAATACCGGACCCAAAGAGAGAAGATTGTTACGCTGGCCAAGGCTAACCACAATGCGGAGGCGTATGTCCTTTTTTCCGGAAATTTCAGTACTCTGCGCAGCAAGATGATAAATCTGCTCGGCAATACGGGCAGTCTTCTTCAACGGGATGCCGAGAAGCAGTACGCGGAAGCAACGGCAACAGCCCGGAATACACGGAACCTGAACATTGTGCTGATTATTGTCTTTACCCTCCTTACTCAGGCGGGAGCCTACTTTATCGTCCGCATGATTACGAAGCCTTTGGCCGAACTGGGGAAGACCATGGAGCAGGCGGAGCAGGGAGACTTGACGGTTACGGCGGCGTACAGCTCCAAGGATGAAATCGGTCATATCAGCGACTCATTTAACGGCATGGTGGCGAGCCTGCGCCGTATGATGCAGAGCGTGTCGGAGAGTGCGGAGACTTTGTCAGCTTCTTCCGAGCAGATGACCGCTAGCGCCGAGCAGACCTCGCTGGCTTCCAATTTGATTGCTTCCACTGCTTCGGAGCTGGCGACAGGGTTTGAAACGCAGGTGTACAGCATAGCTGAGACGAATGCTTCCATTCAGGCGATGTCGCAGGATATCTCGTCGGTGGAGAGCGGGAGCGAGCAGATGTCGGTTCTGATGGCGAAGGCGGCGGACTCTGCTGATCACGGAGCAGAGCAGGTCAACCGTATTGCGGAGCAAATGACGCAGATCAACACAAACGTGACCGAAACGCAGCAGATTATCGCATCTTTGGCCAAACTGTCCGGGGAAATCAGCGACATCATTACGACGATTAACGGAATTGCGGGGCAGACGAACCTGCTGTCTCTCAATGCTTCCATTGAAGCTGCCAGGGCAGGCGAGGTCGGACGAGGGTTTGCCGTTGTAGCGGGAGAGATCCGGAAGCTGTCCGAGGAGACGGCCAAGAGCTCGGATCATATTACCGGTATTATAACGCAAATTCAGCAGCAGACCGGAGAAGCCGTAGAGTCGATGGCTCAAGGGGCGCGGCTTGCGACAGAGGGAGTGGCCGGCAGCGGTGAAATTTCCGAGGCATTCTCCCAAATCGTAGTTTCCATTCAGGACGCCATCCGGCAGACCGAAAGCATAAATAAAGTTGTAGGACATGTTTCCGAAGAATGCGGAGATTTGGTCGCCGTTATGGAAATGGTGAACGAAATCTCGCAAAAGGGCGGAGCGGGCGTCGAGGATGTCAGCGCGTCCACCCAGGAACAGATGTCGGCAATGGAGGAGATGTCGAGCTCAGCCCGTTATCTGTCTTCGCTCGCGGAGGAACTGCAGAAGAATCTTGCCGGATTCAAGCTGTAA
- the qoxD gene encoding cytochrome aa3 quinol oxidase subunit IV, with product MMKQLFPVRHVIGYIASLVLSAAALAVIYGDFSHAANIAILVVTALIQASLQLFLFMHIGESADTKKELYINIAYALFVGLVTIFGTLFIFVWGWYS from the coding sequence ATGATGAAGCAGTTGTTTCCCGTTCGCCATGTGATAGGCTATATCGCCTCTTTGGTCCTTTCCGCCGCAGCGCTGGCTGTCATTTACGGTGACTTCTCCCATGCCGCAAATATAGCCATTCTGGTCGTTACCGCTCTGATTCAGGCTTCCCTGCAGCTGTTCCTGTTTATGCACATCGGGGAATCGGCCGATACGAAAAAAGAGCTGTACATCAACATCGCCTATGCGCTGTTCGTCGGTCTCGTCACCATCTTCGGCACGCTCTTCATCTTTGTGTGGGGCTGGTACAGTTAA
- the qoxC gene encoding cytochrome aa3 quinol oxidase subunit III: protein MKVDTSKPLEYGTHENSNRIFGFWVFLGAEIALFATLFTVFFVLANRFADGPSGSELFEIGPVLIETFLLLTSSFTIGLAVHAMRHQYKRAMLVFFGITLLMGLGFLGIEITEFVTYVHEGATLQTSAFLSSLFVLLGTHGAHVTFGFLWGAAIMIQLMRRGINPATANKSFIFSLYWHFLDVVWIFIFSFVYLKGLM, encoded by the coding sequence ATGAAAGTAGATACCTCCAAACCGCTTGAGTATGGCACACATGAGAACAGCAACCGCATCTTCGGCTTCTGGGTCTTCCTGGGAGCGGAAATTGCGCTGTTCGCCACACTGTTTACCGTATTCTTCGTTCTGGCGAACCGTTTTGCGGACGGTCCCAGCGGAAGCGAGCTGTTCGAGATCGGCCCGGTGCTGATTGAGACGTTCCTGCTGCTCACCAGTTCCTTTACGATCGGCCTGGCCGTTCACGCCATGCGCCATCAATATAAGAGAGCCATGCTCGTCTTCTTCGGCATCACGCTGCTGATGGGCCTCGGCTTCCTTGGCATCGAAATTACGGAGTTCGTGACTTACGTGCACGAGGGAGCGACGCTTCAAACGAGCGCGTTCCTGTCCAGTCTGTTCGTACTGCTCGGCACTCACGGCGCCCACGTTACCTTCGGTTTCCTGTGGGGCGCGGCGATTATGATCCAGCTCATGCGGAGAGGAATCAACCCGGCTACGGCCAATAAATCGTTTATCTTCTCGCTGTACTGGCACTTCCTAGACGTTGTCTGGATTTTCATCTTCAGCTTCGTCTATCTGAAAGGACTGATGTGA
- the qoxB gene encoding cytochrome aa3 quinol oxidase subunit I has protein sequence MNFDLEKFKVHGEPLIYGAMISIALASIGIVVGLTVFRKWGWLWREWLTTVDHKRIGVMYILAALLMLFRGGIDALMMRLQTAAPDMKFLDAQHYNEVFTTHGLIMILFMAMPFIIGLMNVVVPLQIGARDVAFPRLNAVSFWLFFFGAMLLNISFVIGGSPDAGWSAYFPLASLEFSPTVGNNYYSLALQISGIGTLITGVNFIVTILKMRAPGMKLMRMPMFTWSVLITNVIIVFAFPVLTVALALMMFDRLFGSQFFTMANGGMDMLWANLFWVWGHPEVYIVILPAFGIYSEIIATFSKKNLYGYTSMVASMLIISLLSFVVWAHHFYTMGQGVMVNSFFSISTMAIAVPTGVKIFNWLFTLRKGRISFTTPMLYSLAFIPIFTIGGVTGVMLAMASADYQYHNTMFLVAHFHYVLIPGAVFAVIAGFHYWFPKVFGFRLNERLGKHAFWWIIISFNVAFFPLFILGLMGMTRRMYTYSAETGFGPLNMISFAGALGLAIGFAILVYNIYWSTRYMPRDKTGDPWDARTLEWATHSPIPEYNFAVVPNVKSLDAFWAMKYDKQPLFEDQITKIHMPSNTGKPFVLGVVFFFLGFFLVFSMWIPAIVAGIGVLIVLAAMSFDRDHGFYIPADKVIKTEKKLGGGTL, from the coding sequence ATGAATTTTGATTTGGAAAAATTCAAGGTTCACGGCGAACCCCTGATCTACGGGGCGATGATCAGCATTGCCCTGGCATCGATCGGGATTGTCGTGGGTTTAACCGTGTTTAGAAAATGGGGATGGCTGTGGCGGGAATGGCTGACCACCGTGGATCACAAGCGGATCGGCGTCATGTACATCCTGGCCGCCCTGCTTATGCTGTTCCGCGGAGGCATCGACGCATTGATGATGCGTCTGCAGACCGCCGCGCCGGACATGAAATTTCTTGACGCGCAGCATTACAATGAGGTCTTTACGACCCACGGTCTGATTATGATTCTGTTCATGGCCATGCCCTTTATTATCGGTCTTATGAACGTCGTCGTGCCGCTGCAAATCGGCGCGCGCGACGTCGCCTTCCCGCGTCTTAACGCGGTCAGCTTCTGGCTCTTCTTCTTCGGAGCCATGCTGCTGAATATTTCGTTCGTCATCGGCGGGTCGCCGGATGCCGGCTGGTCCGCCTACTTCCCGCTGGCGAGCCTGGAGTTCAGCCCGACTGTCGGCAATAACTACTACTCGCTGGCGCTGCAGATTTCCGGTATCGGCACGCTGATAACAGGCGTCAACTTTATCGTGACAATTCTGAAGATGCGCGCACCGGGCATGAAGCTGATGCGCATGCCGATGTTCACCTGGTCCGTGCTGATTACGAACGTTATTATCGTCTTCGCCTTCCCGGTTCTGACCGTGGCGCTGGCGCTGATGATGTTCGACCGCCTGTTCGGCTCCCAGTTCTTTACGATGGCTAACGGCGGCATGGATATGCTCTGGGCCAACCTGTTCTGGGTATGGGGCCATCCGGAGGTATACATCGTTATTTTGCCGGCCTTCGGTATTTACAGTGAGATTATCGCAACCTTTTCCAAGAAAAATCTGTACGGCTACACCTCCATGGTCGCCAGTATGCTGATTATCTCCCTGCTGTCCTTTGTCGTCTGGGCGCATCACTTCTACACGATGGGTCAGGGCGTTATGGTCAACAGCTTCTTCTCGATTTCGACGATGGCCATTGCCGTGCCGACCGGGGTCAAGATATTCAACTGGCTGTTCACCCTGCGCAAAGGCCGGATCAGCTTCACAACGCCCATGTTGTACTCTTTGGCCTTCATTCCGATCTTCACGATCGGCGGCGTTACCGGCGTTATGCTGGCCATGGCCAGCGCCGACTATCAGTACCATAACACAATGTTCCTGGTCGCGCATTTCCACTACGTTCTGATTCCGGGCGCCGTATTCGCCGTTATCGCGGGCTTCCACTATTGGTTCCCTAAAGTGTTCGGCTTCCGCCTGAATGAACGTCTCGGCAAGCATGCCTTCTGGTGGATTATTATTTCCTTTAACGTAGCCTTCTTCCCGCTGTTCATTCTCGGACTCATGGGCATGACCCGCCGGATGTACACGTATTCCGCGGAAACAGGCTTCGGTCCGCTTAACATGATCTCGTTCGCCGGCGCGCTCGGACTTGCGATCGGGTTCGCCATTCTGGTGTATAACATTTACTGGAGCACACGCTATATGCCGCGAGACAAGACCGGCGATCCATGGGATGCCCGCACGCTGGAATGGGCGACCCATAGTCCGATCCCGGAATACAACTTCGCGGTTGTTCCGAATGTCAAATCGCTTGATGCTTTCTGGGCCATGAAATACGACAAGCAGCCGCTGTTTGAAGATCAGATTACGAAGATCCATATGCCGAGCAACACGGGTAAACCTTTTGTCCTTGGCGTCGTCTTCTTCTTCCTTGGATTCTTCCTGGTATTCAGCATGTGGATTCCGGCGATTGTTGCCGGCATTGGCGTCCTGATTGTGCTGGCGGCGATGTCCTTCGACCGCGATCACGGCTTCTATATTCCGGCGGATAAAGTCATCAAGACAGAAAAGAAACTGGGGGGTGGAACGCTATGA
- the qoxA gene encoding cytochrome aa3 quinol oxidase subunit II: protein MNKKGPLYAMFFSLFLLLPGCGSLTVLNPQGPAAKTLSDTIILSILVMLGVLAVVYILYIIMLVKYRAKKSNEGYIPPHEEGNKWLEATWIAIPIIIVAFLSVVTVRTTNAVENVPADYKDQKPLVIYASSSNWKWHFSYPEEGIETVNYVNFPVNRPVEFRLYSFGPIASFWIPQLAGQKYAMSDMTTYLNLVAETQGDFLGRNTNFSGKGYAQMEFTATSMSSDDYDKWVNDVKSTASQLTEDKFKSLLATAHVGRETFSSTHLTFSPPPGEHSEHMDMDHSNMDHSNMEMDNNEHSHQSN from the coding sequence ATGAACAAAAAAGGGCCGTTATACGCAATGTTTTTCAGCCTTTTCCTGCTGCTGCCCGGATGCGGTTCGCTTACCGTTCTGAATCCGCAAGGTCCGGCGGCAAAAACGCTGTCCGACACGATCATCCTGTCCATTCTGGTGATGCTCGGCGTCCTGGCCGTGGTCTACATTCTCTACATTATCATGTTGGTGAAGTACCGCGCAAAAAAAAGCAACGAAGGGTATATTCCTCCGCATGAGGAAGGAAATAAATGGCTGGAAGCAACCTGGATCGCTATTCCGATCATCATCGTCGCCTTCCTGTCGGTAGTAACCGTAAGGACGACGAACGCGGTGGAGAATGTTCCGGCAGACTACAAGGATCAGAAGCCGCTGGTCATTTACGCATCATCCTCCAACTGGAAATGGCATTTCAGCTATCCGGAGGAAGGCATTGAAACGGTTAACTACGTGAACTTCCCCGTGAATCGTCCGGTTGAGTTCAGATTGTACTCTTTCGGACCGATTGCCAGCTTCTGGATTCCGCAACTCGCCGGACAAAAGTATGCGATGAGCGATATGACCACTTATCTGAATCTCGTTGCGGAGACTCAGGGCGATTTTCTCGGAAGAAATACGAACTTCAGCGGCAAGGGCTATGCTCAAATGGAGTTCACGGCAACCTCGATGAGCAGCGACGACTATGACAAATGGGTAAATGACGTCAAGAGTACCGCTTCTCAGCTTACGGAAGACAAGTTCAAATCGCTGCTGGCTACGGCCCATGTAGGACGCGAGACGTTCTCGTCCACACATCTGACCTTCAGTCCTCCGCCGGGAGAACACAGCGAGCATATGGATATGGATCATAGCAATATGGACCATAGCAATATGGAAATGGACAATAATGAACATTCGCACCAGAGCAACTAA
- a CDS encoding polysaccharide deacetylase family protein has product MSIRKTMLCVIVFILALGLVPGVLAAESGEMKLGINDSVTDIRAVSVGYTFYVPVRALADKLKLSLGGTPEDLMLSGDRGRIRILKEGKGIAGDGTEISLTVFKRGGKLMIPLKIVTLLGYSVSYKPVQYLLRITDGSQVLDDEAFAEKFKEMLKPEEPPQPAPSPSPAPNPPKPVASGKIVYLTFDDGPSATTGHLLDILDKHGAKATFFMLGPNIERYPSQVKRMVKSEHGLGLHGITHVKNKFYASPAAALKEMNQGNADLKAVSGRTTKLIRPPYGSKPYFTKAFRDKVLGSGYHLWDWNVDSLDWKYKSAGDLIYTNVVSQVNKLDKYGVNPVILMHDQKATLQVLPRILDYLHKKGYRYEIITSDLKPLNFWHDTR; this is encoded by the coding sequence TTGTCGATCAGAAAAACCATGCTATGCGTTATTGTATTCATCCTTGCTTTGGGCTTAGTACCGGGTGTGCTTGCCGCGGAGAGCGGCGAAATGAAGTTGGGGATTAATGACAGCGTTACGGATATCCGCGCTGTGTCCGTGGGGTATACCTTTTATGTGCCGGTGCGTGCGCTTGCGGACAAATTGAAGCTCAGCCTTGGGGGAACGCCGGAGGATTTGATGCTGTCGGGTGACAGAGGAAGGATTAGAATTTTGAAGGAAGGAAAAGGAATCGCGGGAGACGGGACGGAAATAAGCTTGACCGTCTTTAAGCGCGGCGGCAAGCTGATGATTCCTCTGAAAATCGTCACGCTGCTGGGCTATTCCGTGTCCTATAAGCCGGTACAGTATTTGCTGCGGATTACGGATGGCTCTCAGGTGCTGGATGACGAAGCGTTTGCCGAGAAGTTCAAGGAGATGCTGAAACCGGAGGAGCCGCCTCAGCCCGCACCAAGCCCCTCTCCGGCTCCGAATCCGCCCAAACCGGTAGCATCCGGGAAAATCGTCTATTTGACCTTCGACGACGGACCGTCGGCGACGACCGGACATCTGCTGGATATCCTGGACAAGCACGGCGCGAAGGCGACTTTTTTCATGCTGGGACCGAACATCGAGCGTTACCCTAGCCAGGTGAAGCGGATGGTCAAATCGGAGCATGGCCTTGGCCTGCATGGCATAACCCATGTGAAGAATAAATTTTATGCATCTCCGGCTGCGGCGCTGAAGGAAATGAACCAGGGCAACGCCGATCTTAAAGCGGTCTCCGGACGCACCACTAAGCTGATCCGCCCGCCGTACGGCAGCAAGCCGTATTTTACGAAGGCTTTTAGAGATAAAGTACTTGGCAGCGGTTATCATCTTTGGGATTGGAACGTCGATTCCTTAGACTGGAAATATAAGAGCGCCGGCGATTTGATCTATACCAATGTAGTCAGCCAGGTGAACAAACTGGACAAGTACGGCGTTAATCCCGTCATACTGATGCATGACCAGAAAGCGACGCTTCAGGTGCTGCCCCGTATTTTGGATTATCTCCACAAGAAAGGCTATCGATACGAAATCATAACATCCGATCTTAAGCCGCTGAACTTCTGGCATGATACGCGGTGA
- a CDS encoding TetR/AcrR family transcriptional regulator: MNETEEQLPDKTRKPRQDRSIKTKDSIVQAAARLFSEKGYHRTNTKQIAAAAGVSTGSFYSYFTDKRDVFLDVLKIHSQAMQAHVDATVAQLSAKQSDKRVVISHMIESLIQSHTPYISFHRELSLLQLSDEVIKEVMESQYNISRRKTLEFMKLSEHELRTSDLEAASVVVFESVSSVVDRIVFSGEGVSAGRLKAELVDMLVHYLFGE; the protein is encoded by the coding sequence GTGAACGAAACTGAAGAACAATTACCGGACAAGACAAGAAAGCCCCGGCAGGACCGGAGCATCAAGACCAAGGATTCAATTGTTCAGGCGGCAGCCAGGCTCTTTTCCGAAAAAGGCTACCACCGGACGAACACCAAACAGATCGCCGCAGCCGCAGGGGTTTCGACCGGGAGCTTTTATTCCTATTTCACGGATAAGCGTGACGTGTTTCTTGACGTTCTCAAAATTCACAGTCAAGCGATGCAGGCCCATGTTGACGCCACGGTGGCGCAGCTGAGCGCCAAGCAGTCGGACAAACGCGTGGTCATCTCGCATATGATCGAGAGCCTTATCCAATCCCATACACCATACATCAGCTTTCATCGGGAGCTCTCCCTCTTGCAGCTTTCTGATGAGGTGATCAAAGAGGTCATGGAAAGCCAATACAACATAAGCCGTCGCAAAACGCTGGAGTTCATGAAGCTGAGCGAGCATGAGCTGCGCACCTCTGACCTGGAAGCCGCCTCCGTTGTTGTCTTCGAGTCGGTCAGCAGCGTTGTGGACCGCATCGTGTTCTCCGGCGAAGGCGTTTCGGCCGGCCGCCTCAAGGCGGAGCTGGTTGACATGCTGGTCCACTATCTATTCGGTGAATAA